The proteins below come from a single Agromyces flavus genomic window:
- the sdhC gene encoding succinate dehydrogenase, cytochrome b556 subunit codes for MSATTTRTPTAPQPAQQKPGGTLYRGREGMWSWVLHRITGVAIFFFLLVHILDTALVRVSPDAYNAVIGTYQTPIMGLGEVALVGAIVFHAFNGLRIILVDFWSWATRNQKVLFYVVVALWVLTMLAFTPRHLINVFSH; via the coding sequence ACCGGCACAGCAGAAGCCGGGCGGCACGCTCTACCGCGGCCGCGAGGGCATGTGGTCGTGGGTGCTGCACCGGATCACCGGGGTCGCGATCTTCTTCTTCCTCCTCGTGCACATCCTCGACACCGCCCTCGTTCGCGTGAGCCCCGACGCCTACAACGCGGTCATCGGCACCTACCAGACGCCGATCATGGGCCTCGGCGAGGTGGCGCTCGTCGGCGCGATCGTCTTCCACGCGTTCAACGGACTGCGCATCATCCTCGTCGACTTCTGGTCGTGGGCCACCCGCAACCAGAAGGTCCTCTTCTACGTCGTCGTGGCGCTGTGGGTGCTCACCATGCTCGCGTTCACCCCGCGCCACCTGATCAACGTCTTCAGCCACTAG
- a CDS encoding succinate dehydrogenase hydrophobic membrane anchor subunit: MTVIESPRTPARRAPRRGVNLEKWGWIWMRASGVLLVVLIFGHLYVNLVDGEGVKAIDFGFVAGKWASPFWQVWDLLILWLALIHGANGMRTIINDYTSPGAVQKVLKGALLLATVVLLVLGTLVIFTFDPCPAGSPAELLPSFCTA, translated from the coding sequence ATGACCGTCATCGAATCCCCGCGCACGCCGGCGCGGCGGGCGCCCCGCAGGGGCGTCAACCTCGAGAAGTGGGGCTGGATCTGGATGCGCGCCTCGGGCGTGCTCCTCGTCGTCCTCATCTTCGGCCACCTCTACGTGAACCTCGTCGACGGCGAGGGCGTGAAGGCCATCGACTTCGGCTTCGTCGCCGGCAAGTGGGCCAGCCCGTTCTGGCAGGTCTGGGACCTCCTCATCCTCTGGCTCGCGCTGATCCACGGCGCGAACGGCATGCGCACGATCATCAACGACTACACGAGCCCCGGCGCGGTGCAGAAGGTGCTGAAGGGCGCGCTCCTGCTCGCGACCGTCGTCCTGCTCGTGCTCGGCACGCTCGTGATCTTCACGTTCGACCCGTGCCCCGCCGGATCGCCGGCCGAGCTCCTCCCCTCGTTCTGCACCGCATAG